ATCCAGGGAAAGCTCGCGCAGTTCCTCCGCCCGGCTTTCCGAAACAATCAGGTCAACCAGTTCCCCGCCATGGGGCGCTCCGATCAAGGGGTTGCTCATCTTGTCCGCCCATTCGTCCGGTAATGGGTGAGCGCGGGCTTACCAATAGGAAATACATTGAAGCCGATGTCATGCAGCGCCTGATGATCCAGGATGTTCCTGCCGTCAAACACAAAAGCGGGTTTGGTCATGCTATTGTATATTTTAGCGTAATCCAATTCTTTATAAAGAGTCCACTCGGTGAGAACCGCCAGGGCGTCGCAGTCTGCAGCCGCTTCGTAGGGGTCTTCCACGTAGCTTACCGCGTCTCCCAATTGTTTGAGGTCAATTTTGGCGTTGTCCAAAGCCTGGGGGTCGGAAACCACAACCCGGCAGTGTTCCTCGGCGAGGCGCTGGGCGATGTAGATGCCCGGGGTTTCGCGGGTGTCGCCGGTGTCGGCCTTGAAAGCAAAGCCAAGGAGGCAGATTTTCTTGCCGGCCAGGGTGTCGAACATGGTGTGGAGCATGTTCAGGACAAAGCGTTCCTTCTGGTACTCGTTGATCTTGACCACCTGCTCCCAGTAATCCGCCACTTCCTGGAGGCCGTAGCTGCGGCACAGATACACCAGGTTCAGGATGTCCTTTTTAAAGCAGGAGCCTCCGAATCCCACGCTGGATTTGAGGAACTTGTCGCCGATCCGGCCGTCCTTGCCCACGGCGTAAGCCACCCGGCTTACGTCGGCGCCTGTTTTTTCGCATAACGCGGAAATGGCGTTGATGGACGAAATTCTCTGGGCCAGAAAGGCGTTGGCCACCAGTTTGGAGAGCTCGCTGCTCCATATGTCGGAGGTGACGATGTTATCCTTGGGCACCCAGTTGGCGTAAATGGAGACCAGCTCATCCCGGGCTTTCAGGCCTTCTTCGGTGAGCCGGGAGCCGATCAACACCCGGTCCGGGCATTTCAGATCCTCTATGGCCGTGCCTTCGGCCAGAAATTCAGGATTGGAAAGCACCTGGAACTTGCCTGTTCCGTCGGTTCCCAGGATGCGCTCCATGGCCTGGGCCGTGCGAACCGGCACGGTGCTTTTTTCCACGATGATTTTCGGGGATTTAGAGCATTCCAAAATCTGGCGGGCGGTTTTTTCCCAGTATTGAAGGTCGGCCGCCATGCCTGCTCCCTCGCCGAAGGTTTTCGTCGGGGTGTTGACGCTGACGAAAATGATGTCCGCTTCTTCAATGCCTTCCTGGATGTCCGTGGAAAAAAACAGGTTCCTTCCCCGGGCTTCAAAAACCACTTCTTCCAGGCCCGGCTCGTAAATGGGCAGGTTCTGGGAGTTCCAGGCGTCGATGCGGTCCGGGTTGATGTCCACCACATGCACTTTATACTGGGGGCACTTAAAGGCGATCATCGCCATGGTGGGGCCGCCGACATAGCCGGCTCCGATGCACAAAATCCTCTTTTCAAAATCCGTCATAAACTCATAGTCCCAAATAGCTTGTCCTTGGTTACGGCGCCAAGAATGAACACAGCCCCCCAGCGTGCGTCATTCAATCCCTGGAGCACAGGGCGATATAGGCTTCCACTTCGTGGGAAGCCTGTTCGTTCAGTTCTTCAAATTGCAAGCCGCGACGCCGGATTCCAATTCCTGAAAAAGTCAGGTCATCGTGCATGGCCAGATTATCCCGCACGGTCTGACAGGGAATTTGACGCACAAAAAGGCCGCCGCCGGTCATAAAGAGATCCACGCTCTCCCCGCCGTCCGAATGGGCGGGAGCGTCCACGTCTTCCAGATACTCAAAAGACAGGCCGCCTTTGCTGATATCCCGGATGCGTCCGACAGTCGTCGACTCCGCACGGAGCGCGGCGAAACAACTTTCCGGGGTTTTGTGACGCGTATGGCGCCTGCGTTCCTTTCCGCTCATAAGGATGCCTCCTGCGACTCCGAAATTATGTGAAAAGATAAGCCTTATTCTTATCAGGTGCATAACCGGGAATCAAGAGGATTTATCCTGTTATATGCCGGAAAGCTCTTCGGCTTCCAATATCCTCATATTATTGTTTTTTAAGAGTTCAATGGCGTCTTCCATGCGGTCGAAGCGGAAAATCATGACCGCATTGCCTCCGGGAGGATTTGCATAAGCGTACATGTATTCGATGTTAACGCCGGCGCCGTTCAAAAGGTCCAAAACGGCCAGCAGGCCGCCGGGCTGGTCCATCACTTCCACGGCCGCCACGGAGGTGCGGCGCACCGTAAATCCGTTGTCCTTGAGCACATCCCGGGCGCGGGATGTATGGTTGACAATTAAACGTAAAACGCCGAAGTCGGATGTGTCGGCCAGGGACAAGGCCCTGATGTTTACGTCGGAATCCGATAGAATTCTGGCTACTTCCGCTAATCTGCCCGCCTTATTTTCAATAAAGATGGAAATCTGTTCAGCCTGCATAAAAAACCTCCTGTGGCCGGATCATTCATAACCGATTTTTCTTCAGGGCGCCACCTCCCGTCTTCCGGGCTCGGCGCAATCCACTTCGCCTTCCGCCAGACGCACGCGGGCGGTAATGCCAAGTTCCTGAATCAGGGCGTTTTCCACGTTATCCACCACCTTTTCCAACTCCTTGATTTCGTCGGAAAAAATAGTGTCGTCCATACCCAGCCAGACCTCCAGCCCCACCCGGTCGCCTTTTTTGCCCGCCAGCAAACGGCAGCAGGTCGGGGTGAAGCCCAAGGCCTTGCTGATGTGGGCCATCACCTGTGCATGATGCACTTTTACGCCCTTAATGACAACAATATTGTCCGTGCGCTCCTGATGCCAGTTGATCCGGCACAGGGTGCGGCCGCAGGAGCAGGGCTCCTGGATATACGAAACCCGATCCCCCGTGCGGAAGCGAATCAGGGGAAAAGCCCGTGTGGTAAGGGTTGTGAGGACCAGTTCGCCTTCCTCTCCGGGAGCGGCGGGCTCTCCGGTGGAGGGGTTGATGATTTCAGGGTAGAAATGGTCTTCGCTCACGTGAAGCCCTTCATGGGCCTTGCATTCAAAGGCAATGGCCGGTCCCGGGACTTCGGACAGGCCGTAATGCACCCAGGTGTCTACGTGGAGTTTGCCGGCGATGACGTCTCTGTCTTCCTGGCTGATGGGCTCACCGGCAAAAATCAGGGTTTTCAGGGCCAGTTCATTGAATTTGATGCCTTCGGCGTATAACCCCTGGCACAATTCCTCGGCCGAGGAGGGCGTGGTCACCACCACGGAGGTTTTGTAGTCCTTTAAGACCATCTGCTGCTTTTCCAAAGGAAGGGCGGTCAGCGGAATCACGCTGGCTTCCAATTCCTCGGCGCCGTCCTTGTATCCCCTGCCCCAGGAGGCCAGGCCGGGATCCAGAAAAATCTGCATGATGTCGTTGGCATTGACTCCGGCGGCCATGAGGGCGCGGGCCACCAGGCCTCTCCAAAGATCCAGGTCCTGGGCCGTATATCCTGAAACCGAAGGCGCCTGGCCCTCGCCGGGAGCGGTGTGAATGCGTACAATGTCGCGAAGGGGCACAGCGAAGAGCCCGTAGGGATAGTTTTCGGCCAAATGCCTGCGTTCGGTGAATGGGAGCTTGGCCAGATCCTCCAGGCCGCCCACGTCCAGAGGGTCTATATTCTTTTCCTTAAACGCCGCCTGATAAAAAGGAACGCTGCGGTAAGCGCGATTAAGGGTTTCCTGCAAACGCTCCAATTGATGTTGGGATCTTTGCTGGGGATCCAGATTCTCAGGAAAACCAGGGACGGCCATATTATCCTCTCCCTTCGTAAAACTTGGAATAATCTTTTCCCAAATACGCCCGTTTGACTTCTTTATCCTCCAATAACTGGGAGGCTTCTCCGGCCAGAACCATGCGGCCGGTTTCCAATACGTAGCCGCGATCCGCGATTTCCAGGGCGGCCTGGGCGTTTTGCTCGACAATCAGAATGGTCAGGCCCGTCTTCCTCAATTCGGTGAGGGTGTCGAATATTTTGCGAACCACCAGGGGCGCCAGGCCCATGGAAGGCTCGTCCAGAAGCAACAGCCTGGGACTGGCCATAAGCGCCCTGCCCACGGCCAGCATCTGCTGCTCGCCGCCGGACAAGGTGCCCGCGTTTTGCTTGGCCCGCTCCCGCAAGACGGGAAAAAGGTCCAGCATTTTCTCCAGGTCCTGCTGAACGCCTGCATGGTCCTTTTGGCGGGAACGCAAATAAGCCCCCAATTTCAGGTTGTCCAATACCGAAAGGGGCGGAAAGATGAGCCTTCCCTCCGGAACCATGGAGACGCCCCGGGCTACAATGGCCGGCGGTTTGAGGCCTGCCAGGGATTTTCCGTCAAACTGGATTTCCCCTTCCCACGAGGACAAAAGGCCGCAAATGGCCTGGAGCAGGGTGCTTTTCCCGGCTCCGTTGGCGCCGATCAGGGCCACCAATTCCCCTTGGGAGACCGAAAGGCTGACTCCGGACAAGGCCCGTATGCCCCCATAATAGCATTTGAGATTTCTAATTTGAAGCATTTTGCCTCCAGCCCCAAAGGACCGTATTTTTGCCGGGCGGGTAGAGTCCGGCTTTACATCTATCTTTTTGTTGGGTGAACCTGCGCTCAATCTTTAAAGGAGCATGGCCGCTCTTTAGTATTGACGAAAAAAACAGCTTCCCAAAAAAAATTTTTCTTGCGCAGAACCACCCAACCTACGGCTTGGCTTATTGCGATGTAGGTTGGGTTGAGCTTGCGAAACCCAACAAAATTCACCTATCAGCTTCTTGGAAGCCCGGCTGGCCAAGTCTCAAACGTCAAACGTAGATTTGACCCCATTCCTTAGGTCCCTAAATAGGCGGCGATGACCTTTTCGTCCGCCTGGACTTCCCGGGGCGCGCCTTCGGACAGCTTGGCGCCCTGGTCCAATACCACAATGCGGTCCGAAATTTCCATGGTCAGGCTCATGTCGTGCTCCACCAGAAGCAGGGTCACGCCAAGATCCCTGATCTGGCGCATGAGATCCCCCAACTGGCCGGTTTCGTTGGCGTTCAACCCGGCGGCCGGTTCGTCCAGCAGCAGGAGCTGAGGCTCGGAAGCCAAAGCCCGGGCGATTTCCACGGAGCGTTGCCATCCGAATGCCAGGTCTCCGGCCTTGCTGTCCGCCTCATGGTCCAATCCCACGAATTCCAGCCAATGCATGGCTTTTTCGCGGATTTCAGCTTCTTCGCGCCTGGTTTTGGGCAGCCTGGCGATGGCGCCCAAAAAGCCTGTTTTGGTGCGCACGTGCTGACCCACCATGACGTTTTCCAGGACGGTCATTCCCGTGAACAATTCCACGTTCTGAAAGGTTCGGGCGATGCCCATGGACACTCTCTGGAAGTTTTTCCGTTTGGCTGTGTCCTGACCCTGAAAAAAAATATGGCCCGAATCCAGGGGGAATACTCCGGTAATCAGGTTGAACAGAGTGGTCTTGCCGGCGCCGTTGGGGCCGATAAGCGCTTGGATCGCGCCTTTTTGCACTTCAAAAGACACGTCCCGGACCGCTTTGACGCCCCCAAAGGATATGGAAGCGTTCTCAATCCTTAGCAGGCTGTTTTCGTTCGATCCGGAATTTTTCATAGATATCCAATACTCCTCGGGTAAGTCCCTGGGGCAGAAAAATCATCACGCCCATGAGGATGCCCCCGTAAATCACCATTTCATAATCGGAAAACCGATGCAGCCATTCCGGCAGCATGGTCAACAGAGTCGACCCCAGCAAGGCGCCCCAGATGCTCGCCATGCCCCCGATGACCACCATGGCCACCAACTTGACGGAAACCAAAAAGCCGAAGCTGCCGGGGCTGATGAACATGACCAGGTGGGCGTACAAGAAGCCGGCCAATGCGGCGACCATGGCGCTGAACACAAAGACTTGCAGCTTGGCCTTGGCCGTATCCACGCCGACTGCAGAGGCCGCCTGCTCGCTGAAGTGGATGGCCCGCAAGGCGCGTCCCACACGGGAATTCACCAGGCGGTCGCAAATAAAAAAGGTTATGAGCACGCAGCCCCACACCACCCACAGATAGTTGCGGCCGGTGGAAAGGTCTATCCCCCACAGGCTGAGGGAGGGAATGCCCACCAAGCCGTTGGGGCCGCCGGTGATGCCGCCCCATTCCCGGAACAGGACGTGCATGATCATGCCGAAGCCCAGGGTTCCCATGCCCAGGTAGTAGCCCGAAAGTTTTAGGGTGGGCTTGCCCACGATGTACGCGATAATTCCGGATGCAGCCAGGGCGCAGGGAAGGGAGGCCCAGGGGGACCACCCCAGGTGTACGGTGAGGGCGCCCGTGGTATAGGCTCCTATGCCGTAAAATGCGGCGTGCCCCAGGGAAATTTGTCCGGCGTAGCCCATGAGCATGTTCAGCCCCACGGCGAGCAGGGTGAATATGCCGATGAAAGTGAGCTGCTGTTGATAAAAATAATTGTCCAGGAAAAGCCCGGCGAAAAAGATTACGCCCGCAAAGACGAAGAAGGCCAGGCCTTTTTTCCAAGATTGTTTCATGGCGTCAAACCAGTTTTCATTCATTCCGGCCTTGGAGCCGCAGGCGCATCAGAACCGATGGCTGGACTTTGCTCCCAGGATGCCCGTGGGCCGGATATACAGGATGAGTAATAAAAGTAAAAAGGCGATGGCGTCTTTCAGGCCTGAAGACACAAATCCCACGCCCAGGGCTTCGGCGATGCCCAAAAGCAGGCCGCCGATCAAAGCGCCCCACAGGCTACCCAATCCGCCCAGCATGGCGGCGCAAAAGCCTTTCAAGCCCAGCATGGAGCCCATGTCGTAGGTAGCCATGGTGATGGGCGCAATCATAACGCCGGCCACGGCGCCCAGGCCGGTGGCCAGGGCGAAAGCCATCAGGGTCATGCGTTCCGTGCCGATTCCCAGCAGGGAAGCGGCCTTCTTATTAATGGCGCAAGCGCTCATGGCCTTTCCGGTCAGGGTCTTTTTGTAGAAAAAGGTCAGGGCCGCCACCAAAACCGTGACTGTAATGACGATAAACAGGCTTTGGGGCAGCAAATAGGCGCCGGCGATTTCGATGGAGTCCAGCTTGAAAAACGAGGGAATGGCCAGGGGGTCCCTGCCCCATCCCACCATGCCGAGTCCCCGCAGGAAAATCGAGGCGCCCACGGTGATGATCACCAACACAATGGGATCGGGTTTGCGCACCGTGCGAATGGCCAGCCGCTCGAAGATGATTCCCGCCAGCCCTACGGCCAGCACCACCAGCACAAAGGCCAAAGGCAGGGGCAGGCCCAGGTTCAGCCACAGGGTGACCAGCAGCAAAGCCCCGAGCATGACGAACTCGCCCTGGGCGAAATTGATCAGGTCCGTGGCGCTGTACAAGGTGGAAAAGCCCAGAGCAATAACGGCGTAAATAGCGCCGTTCGTGATGCCTCCGAACAGATACTGTAAGAGTTCCTGCATCATGGCGGATTGTCCAAATATACTGAAAATATTTTGATTATAATTTAGAGGGGAGGCCGCAGCATGTGCGAGCCTCCCCTTGGGGTGCTATCATATTTCACGATGGAATGCACTGAAAAAATCCCCCGTCTCAGGGGGAGTTGTTCCGGCATGGTTTATTATTTCATAACCTTCCAGGTTCCGTCGGCGATCTCCACCATGATGAAGGAGTCGGCGCCCAGGCCGTTGTGCTCCGTGGGGGAGAAGGTGAACGTACCGGTTACGCCGATGTAACCCTGAATGGCTTCGATGTTGTCGCGGATTTTGGCTTTGTCGCCGTTGGTTCCCTTGAGGGCGATTTCCAAAATCTTCATGGCGTCGTATGCGTATCCGCCGAAGCCGGAAACGCCGGCGTTGTAGGCGGCTTTGTAATCGCCGATGTATTTGTCCAGAGCGGCTTTCTGATGGTAGTCAGCGGCCAGGGTGTCGGCGATGAGCACGGCGCCCGTGGGCAGCATGACGCCCTCGCAGGCGTCTCCCGCAATGTCAATGAACTTGGGGGAAGCCACGCCGTGGCTCATGAACAGGGGGAAGTCCAGCTTGAGCTGCTTGGCGTTCTTGGCGACGACCGCGGGTCCGGGGTTGGTTCCCCAGCACACCAGAGCGTCGGGGGCGGCCTTGCGGGCCTTGGTAAGCTGGGCGGTCATGTCGGTGTCTTTTCCGCCGTAGCTTTCGTCGCTGACCACTTCCAGGCCGAACTTGGCGGCCTGCTCGCGAAGCTGCACGGCGCCGCTGGCGCCAAAGCCGTTATCCACGCACAGGATGGCGATTTTTTTCATGCCCTGCTCTTTCATGTAGGCGTAAATGGTCGCCACGGCCTGGATGTCGCTCTGAGCGGTTTTGAACACGTAAGGCTGAATGGGGTTCACGATCCCGTTGCCGGCGGCGCAGCTGATCAAAGGCAGCCGGGCGCGCACGCACAGGGGAATCACCGCCATGGTGGTGGGGGTGGTGCTGGGACCGACAATGGCCAGGACCCTGTCCTTGTTAATCAGCTTATTGGCGAAGTTGACCGCTTCGGTGGGATCGCCCTTGGTGTCGTAGATCACGGCTTCCAGCATATGGCCGTCAATGCCGCCGGCGGCGTTGATCTGATCCACCACCATCTGCATGCTCAGTTTTTCAGGGGCGCCTAAAAAGGAAGCTCCGCCTGTCACGGAAAAGATGCCGCCGATCTTGTATGTGTCTTTCGCAAAAGCTCCAGGCGCAAATACCAAGCCCGCCATCACAATGCAAACTGCCAATGTTGCCAATGTTTTCATCTTTCCTGCTTTCATGCCGCCTCCTTATTGGGTCGTTTGGGTTAACTGCTTATGGGTTCATTACATGGTGTACAACTCATCTCCCTTGATGACTGCAAAACCTTCCGCAGTCAGCGCTTCCACGGCGCTGTCGGTGTTGTCGAACCGGAAAATCATGACCGCATTGTCGTGCCTTTGGCGCACGAACGCGTACATGTATTCCACGTTGATCTGCTTGGAATCCAAGAACTCCAGGATGCTCATGAGGCCGCCGGGCTTGTCCGAAACCTCCACGGCCACCACCCGGGTGGTGCGCACGGTGAAGGCGGCTTCTTTCAGGGCGGATTCCGCTTTTTCGTTGTCATCCACGATCAGGCGAAGAATGCCGAAATCCGAGGTGTCGGCCAGAGAAAGGGCCCGGATATTGACGGAGGCGCCGGCCAGGGTCCTGGTGACCTCGGCCAGCCTGCCTGCTTTGTTTTCGAGAAACACGGAAATTTGATCTGCAAACATAGTTAGCCTCCTGGCTTAGATTTTACGGTTGTCGATGACGCGAACGGCCTTGCCCTGGCTGCGCGCAATGGTTTTGGGCTCCACCAGCTTGACCTTGACGGACACGCCCAAGAGCTCCTTGATGTGACCGGCGATCTCGCCCTGCAGGCTCTGGAGCTGCTTGACCTCATCGGAGAAAACGCCTTCTCCCACTTCCACCTTGACGGTAAGGGTGTCCATGGCGCCTTCCCGGTCCACCACCAATTGGTAATGGGGCTCCACCTGGGAGATTTCCATGAGCACGGACTCGATCTGGGAGGGGAATACGTTCACGCCCCGGATGATGAGCATGTCGTCGGTGCGGCCGGAAACGCGGTGCATGCGCACATGGGTGCGTCCGCACACGCAGGGGCTGTAGTTGAGGCTGGAGATGTCGCGGGTCCTGTAGCGGATGACCGGGAAAGCCTCTTTGGTCAGGCTGGTGAAAATCAGCTCGCCGGTTTCTCCGGCCGCCACGTTCTTTTCCGTGTCGGGATTGATGATTTCAGGGATGAAATGGTCTTCCCACACGTGCAGGCCGGCTTTCGCCTCCTGGCATTCCTGAGCCACGCCCGGCCCCATGACTTCGGATAGGCCGTAGATGTCCACTGCGGAGAGGTGCAGCTTGCTTTCGATTTCCTTGCGCATGGCTTCGGACCAGGGTTCTGCGCCGAAAATGCCTGCGCGGAAGTTGAAATCGGCGAAATCCAGGCCGTTTTCCTCGGCTGCCTCGGCCAGATGCAGGGCGTAGGACGGGGTGCACGTGAGGATGGAAGGACGGAAATCCTTCATGATAAGCACCTGGCGTTCGGTCATGCCGCCGGAAATGGGGATGACGGAGGCGCCCAGGCATTCCGAGCCGTAATGCACGCCCAGGCCGCCGGTGAACAGGCCGTAGCCGTAGGCGTTGTGAATGATGTCGTCCCGGGTGGCGCCGCCGGCTTGCAGGGAGCGGGCCATGAGTTCGGCCCAGGTGGAGATGTCGCGGGCCGTGTAGCCGACCACCGTGGGCTGTCCGGTGGTTCCGGAGGAAGCGTGGATGCGTACCACGTTGTCCATGGGTACGGCGAACATGCCGAAGGGGTAGTTGTCGCGAAGGTCCTGCTTGGTGGTGAAGGGCAGTTTTTGGATGTCCTCCAGCTTCTGGATGTCGGCTGGCTTTATGCCCGCTTCATCGTATTTTTTTCGATAAAAAGGCACATTGTTGTAGGCTCTTTCCACTACCGCCTTAAGCCTGCGCAACTGGATGGCTTCGATAGCCTCCCTGGGAAGCGTTTCAAATTCCATGTTAAAAATCATACCCTTAGTCCTCCTTCGTCGCCCATGAATCATGGGTTTGTTAAACGTTTAAAACCCTAAAAATGCAAAAAGGCCGTGGGATTAGCTTCCCACGGCCTATAATAAACTACTACTAGCCACGGGAGGCGTGCTGTCTACCCGCGGCTGGCAACGTGTCAGTTATTGATCATGTTGCCATCTCGCGAGCAGACCTGGTAAAATAAAAAAAGAAAAAAAAGGTACCAGACATCTGCCGCCCGATTCGTAGCTATATGTTTTATAATTTAACCATTAAGGTTAACGGTTCGATACCAGGAGCAAAAGGCTCTGTCAAGAAAAAAATAGCAGGGGTTTCCGCCGGCCTTGCCAGGATTTTCCCCTTGTGATATCGCCAAGCCATTGCGCCCATGTTTGTTTTCATTTTCCCATTGTTGATTGTGGAGGACATCATGACCGTAAAAACTTTGCTGGAAAAAGCCGCCAAGTACGAAATTGAACCATATAAAAAGATCAGAAATCTTCCGGCAACCCACGTCCCATACACTGGAGCGCCCCAAAAGCACTCCTCGGACAAGGAAAAATTGATTTTGATCGTGGACCCTTTTTCGTCTGACGCTTTTTACTACGAATTCGCCATGGCGGACATCGACCATGCGGAAAAGCTCCCCAGCCTCGTCAACTCGGACGGGGACAGCGTGACCATGGTCCGCATCTGGGTGCGCAAAGGCAGCCTGGCCGTCCGGTGCACGCCATTTATGGTGGAGGACACCCGGCAAAAAATGAAAGAAGCGGGCATCCCCCACGGATGGCTGATCAAAGAGGATAACGGTTTATGAGCGGAAATTACGCTGCTATCATTCAGGATAATATTAAGGCCCTGTACAAGAACGAAACCAGAAACGCCGAAGCGGCCATTGGGGCGGAAAGGAACGGGGACGAAATCCTGTTCAAGGCTTTCGGAGGCCAGTGCCTCATTACCCCCGAAGGCATTTCTCTGGACGGCCGGCCCCTGACCGATCCCTCCGGGGTGGTGGTCTCGCTGTATGCGCTTCACGCAACGGAATTACCCATGAAGGAGCAGCCCTTCAAGGCTTTCAAGGAAATGGACGACAGCATGCCCTACGCAGGGGCCTTCGCCACGCATACGGAAAACATCCTGGTCCCCAGGGTGGAAGCCATCAAAGCCAAGCTGGACGTGATTCCGGAGAAGTTGGACGGGACAGCCGGACCGGATGACATGCCGGGCGATTTTTCCATGGTGGTCCAACCATTGCCGAAAATCCGCCTGTGCTACATTTTTTACTTGCCGGACGATGATTTTCCTGCTTCCGTTACGTGCTTGTTTTCTAACAACGCGGGAAGCCATATGCCCACGGACGGGCTGGCAGACGTGGGAGAATACACCTCCCGGACAATTTTAAACTTGCTGTAAACAGGGAGGCGCGCCTCCGGGGATTATCATCCCGAAAAATCAGGATAAAACAATGCATACCAAAAGACCTGTGGTTCTGCTGATCAGGGACGGCTGGGGCATCGGAGACGGCGGGAAAGGCGACGCCGTGGCCGCCGCCAGGACGCCGCACTTCAAGCATTTGCTGGAAACCTATCCCCATTGCACCATCGACGCGTCCGGAGAGCCCGTCGGGGTCCGGGCGGGCGCCCAGGGGTCCTCGGAAGTGGGTCACCTGAACATGGGGGCCGGCAGGATCGTCATGCAGGAAATCGTCCGGGTGGACCAGATGATTCGCAGCGGGGAGTTGTTTGAGACTCCCCTGGTGAAGGCGGCCCTGGAAAACTGCAAAAAAAACGACTCCGCCCTGCATCTCATGGGCCTGGTCCAGGACCAGGGCGTGCACGCAGTGCAGGATCATCTGCACGCCTTTTTGGGATGGGCGGCCGAAAACGGCCTTAAAAAGGTCTATGTGCATTTTTTCAGCGACGGCAGGGACACGCCGCCCCAAAGCGCCCTCACCTACCTGGAAAGGCTGGAGAACAAAATGGCCGAACTGGGCGTGGGCCGGGTCGCCAGCGTCATGGGCCGGTATTACGCCATGGATCGGGGCCAGAATTACGACCGCACCCAAAAAGCCTATGACGCCCTCATGCAGGGAACGGGGCTCAGGGCGAAATCCGCCAGGGAAGCCATCGAGCAGGCCTATGAGCGCGCAAAAACCCAGCAGGGAGGCGACGTTCCGCCGGAAACCGACGAGTTCATCCAGCCCACCATGATCGAGGACGACTGCGGGGACTGCGGCGGCATGATTCGGCCGGGAGATTCGGTCATCCATACCAATTTCCGGCAGGACCGGGCCATCCAGTTGGCTCAGGCTTTTGTGGAGCCGGATTTCAAGGAGTTCGACCGGGGACCGGTCCCGGAGGTGTTTTTCGCCGGGCTTACCAGGTATTACGACGAGTTCACCCAGGCCATTATCCCGCCCATGAACATGGCCAACCTGCTTGGCAAGGTGCTGGCGGATCACGGCCTGTGGCAGCTGAGGATTTCCGAGTATCAGAAGTATCGCCACGTCACCAGCTTCTTCAACGGCAAGCTGGTCGCGCCTTATCCCAAGGAGGACCGGGTTTTGGTGGAGTCCATCAGCATTCCGGAAAACCAAAAGCCCGAAATGAGCGTGTACGAAGTCACGGACCTGGTCCTGGAGGCCGTCACCGGCAGCATCGATTCGCTCAGGAGCAAGGCGCAGAATACGGAGAAAACCACCTTGAGCATGGAGGAAAACTCGGTAGACGGCGGAGATCGGCTAAAGAAGGGTTACGACTTCATCGCCATCAATTTCGC
The Desulfatibacillum aliphaticivorans DSM 15576 DNA segment above includes these coding regions:
- a CDS encoding nucleotide sugar dehydrogenase, producing the protein MTDFEKRILCIGAGYVGGPTMAMIAFKCPQYKVHVVDINPDRIDAWNSQNLPIYEPGLEEVVFEARGRNLFFSTDIQEGIEEADIIFVSVNTPTKTFGEGAGMAADLQYWEKTARQILECSKSPKIIVEKSTVPVRTAQAMERILGTDGTGKFQVLSNPEFLAEGTAIEDLKCPDRVLIGSRLTEEGLKARDELVSIYANWVPKDNIVTSDIWSSELSKLVANAFLAQRISSINAISALCEKTGADVSRVAYAVGKDGRIGDKFLKSSVGFGGSCFKKDILNLVYLCRSYGLQEVADYWEQVVKINEYQKERFVLNMLHTMFDTLAGKKICLLGFAFKADTGDTRETPGIYIAQRLAEEHCRVVVSDPQALDNAKIDLKQLGDAVSYVEDPYEAAADCDALAVLTEWTLYKELDYAKIYNSMTKPAFVFDGRNILDHQALHDIGFNVFPIGKPALTHYRTNGRTR
- a CDS encoding ABC transporter ATP-binding protein: MKNSGSNENSLLRIENASISFGGVKAVRDVSFEVQKGAIQALIGPNGAGKTTLFNLITGVFPLDSGHIFFQGQDTAKRKNFQRVSMGIARTFQNVELFTGMTVLENVMVGQHVRTKTGFLGAIARLPKTRREEAEIREKAMHWLEFVGLDHEADSKAGDLAFGWQRSVEIARALASEPQLLLLDEPAAGLNANETGQLGDLMRQIRDLGVTLLLVEHDMSLTMEISDRIVVLDQGAKLSEGAPREVQADEKVIAAYLGT
- a CDS encoding branched-chain amino acid ABC transporter permease — its product is MNENWFDAMKQSWKKGLAFFVFAGVIFFAGLFLDNYFYQQQLTFIGIFTLLAVGLNMLMGYAGQISLGHAAFYGIGAYTTGALTVHLGWSPWASLPCALAASGIIAYIVGKPTLKLSGYYLGMGTLGFGMIMHVLFREWGGITGGPNGLVGIPSLSLWGIDLSTGRNYLWVVWGCVLITFFICDRLVNSRVGRALRAIHFSEQAASAVGVDTAKAKLQVFVFSAMVAALAGFLYAHLVMFISPGSFGFLVSVKLVAMVVIGGMASIWGALLGSTLLTMLPEWLHRFSDYEMVIYGGILMGVMIFLPQGLTRGVLDIYEKFRIERKQPAKD
- a CDS encoding PilZ domain-containing protein — translated: MSGKERRRHTRHKTPESCFAALRAESTTVGRIRDISKGGLSFEYLEDVDAPAHSDGGESVDLFMTGGGLFVRQIPCQTVRDNLAMHDDLTFSGIGIRRRGLQFEELNEQASHEVEAYIALCSRD
- a CDS encoding ABC transporter ATP-binding protein; this translates as MLQIRNLKCYYGGIRALSGVSLSVSQGELVALIGANGAGKSTLLQAICGLLSSWEGEIQFDGKSLAGLKPPAIVARGVSMVPEGRLIFPPLSVLDNLKLGAYLRSRQKDHAGVQQDLEKMLDLFPVLRERAKQNAGTLSGGEQQMLAVGRALMASPRLLLLDEPSMGLAPLVVRKIFDTLTELRKTGLTILIVEQNAQAALEIADRGYVLETGRMVLAGEASQLLEDKEVKRAYLGKDYSKFYEGRG
- a CDS encoding phenylacetate--CoA ligase family protein, with amino-acid sequence MAVPGFPENLDPQQRSQHQLERLQETLNRAYRSVPFYQAAFKEKNIDPLDVGGLEDLAKLPFTERRHLAENYPYGLFAVPLRDIVRIHTAPGEGQAPSVSGYTAQDLDLWRGLVARALMAAGVNANDIMQIFLDPGLASWGRGYKDGAEELEASVIPLTALPLEKQQMVLKDYKTSVVVTTPSSAEELCQGLYAEGIKFNELALKTLIFAGEPISQEDRDVIAGKLHVDTWVHYGLSEVPGPAIAFECKAHEGLHVSEDHFYPEIINPSTGEPAAPGEEGELVLTTLTTRAFPLIRFRTGDRVSYIQEPCSCGRTLCRINWHQERTDNIVVIKGVKVHHAQVMAHISKALGFTPTCCRLLAGKKGDRVGLEVWLGMDDTIFSDEIKELEKVVDNVENALIQELGITARVRLAEGEVDCAEPGRREVAP
- a CDS encoding ACT domain-containing protein — encoded protein: MQAEQISIFIENKAGRLAEVARILSDSDVNIRALSLADTSDFGVLRLIVNHTSRARDVLKDNGFTVRRTSVAAVEVMDQPGGLLAVLDLLNGAGVNIEYMYAYANPPGGNAVMIFRFDRMEDAIELLKNNNMRILEAEELSGI